The window AACCAAACAAACCACAATCACTCCctttcctctcctctcctccaTTCAATTTCTCCctaacaacaacagcaacaacaacaaaaatcatgCTAAACCCTGGCACAGAATCGCCCGATGACCAAGTCCATTCAGATGACAGATATAATAGTAATGGTATCCTAAGTTATGGTgttttatcaagaaaaacaacaGATAACTATGGCAACTACCAGGGTTGGAATAGCATGGGCATATTTGGAGCTCAAAGAAAGGATGTACAAGCTGAGGAGTCTGGGGTTTGCTCACCTCCCTTGTGGAGGACTAGTCCACCGAGAAGCCCCCAGCATCGCCAAAATCATTACCGTAGTCTTTCTCCCTCATCAAGAACTCAAGCTATTGCTAGAGGCCAAAAGGAGCTCATGGAGATGGTGAGTAGAATGCCTGAGGGATGTTATGAGCTATCTTTAAGAGATATTGTGGAGCAGCCAATGGTGGTTGCTGATGCTAAAGAAGAAAGTTTTAGCGAAGATAGGAGCATAATCAATCAAGGAGATATGCATATATTAAGAAGGGAAcaagataaaaagaagaagaagaagaagattgaaaaaaaagtgcATATGAATAGAAGTGGAAGCTCAATTAATGAAGGGTTTCTTCTGAAGATGGtttttccaatttcttttggttcaagaaagaagaagaaaaataatagtagtaatcCTCCGATCATCAATAACAGTTTAAGAGATGGAAGGGTTTCTCCGAGGCCTTTGCTATATGATAATGGATCTGAAAAAAGCGCCGATGAAGAGTGGTGGAACAATAAATTCCCAGAATCTAGGGACAGTGAGAGTGGTACTGCATTGAGTAGCAGTAATAGTGGAAGTTCAAAAagcagcggcagcagcagcGGCAGCAGTAGAAGTAGCAGCAGAAACAGCAGCAGGTATATTGCCATGgatgaaatttttgtttaattgctTATTTCGTTAAAAACCTTGTTGCAAAGTGACAAAGGTAC is drawn from Populus nigra chromosome 5, ddPopNigr1.1, whole genome shotgun sequence and contains these coding sequences:
- the LOC133693795 gene encoding uncharacterized protein LOC133693795 translates to MMILPPIPNSLQPNKPQSLPFLSSPPFNFSLTTTATTTKIMLNPGTESPDDQVHSDDRYNSNGILSYGVLSRKTTDNYGNYQGWNSMGIFGAQRKDVQAEESGVCSPPLWRTSPPRSPQHRQNHYRSLSPSSRTQAIARGQKELMEMVSRMPEGCYELSLRDIVEQPMVVADAKEESFSEDRSIINQGDMHILRREQDKKKKKKKIEKKVHMNRSGSSINEGFLLKMVFPISFGSRKKKKNNSSNPPIINNSLRDGRVSPRPLLYDNGSEKSADEEWWNNKFPESRDSESGTALSSSNSGSSKSSGSSSGSSRSSSRNSSRHGRGGCWSFIFAKKGKAAK